In Flavobacterium sp. N1736, the following are encoded in one genomic region:
- a CDS encoding UDP-2,3-diacylglucosamine diphosphatase: MKKRNVELVILSDVHLGTYGSHAKELNNYLSSIKPKTLVLNGDIIDAWQFRKSYFPKAHLRVIQKIIGMASKGTKVYYITGNHDEILRKFSDMNMGNFALVDKLVLELGDKKAWIFHGDVFDASVQHSKWIAKLGGLGYDYLILINRFINWILSKLGREPYSFSKKIKASVKKAVKFISDFETTATDLAIEKKYDYVICGHIHEPKIVKKENKHGSTLYLNSGDWVENLTALEYHKKRWKLFSYSQTNFTEEENLFEMEDILSNHLINSIIKQK; encoded by the coding sequence TTGAAAAAGAGAAATGTCGAATTGGTCATTCTATCAGATGTCCATTTAGGAACTTACGGTAGTCACGCCAAAGAACTAAACAACTATCTGTCAAGCATAAAGCCAAAAACATTAGTCTTGAATGGCGATATTATTGATGCCTGGCAATTTAGAAAATCATACTTTCCGAAAGCACATTTAAGAGTCATTCAAAAAATAATCGGAATGGCATCTAAAGGTACAAAGGTGTATTACATTACCGGAAATCATGACGAAATTCTTAGGAAATTCAGCGACATGAATATGGGGAATTTTGCTTTGGTTGATAAATTAGTTTTAGAATTAGGCGACAAAAAAGCATGGATTTTTCACGGAGACGTTTTTGATGCTTCTGTACAACACTCCAAATGGATTGCTAAATTAGGTGGTTTAGGTTACGATTATCTAATTTTAATAAACCGTTTTATCAATTGGATATTATCAAAATTAGGACGTGAACCTTATTCATTTTCTAAAAAAATAAAAGCAAGCGTAAAAAAGGCGGTGAAATTTATTTCAGACTTTGAAACTACGGCTACAGATCTTGCAATCGAAAAAAAATACGATTATGTAATTTGCGGACATATTCATGAACCTAAAATAGTCAAAAAAGAGAATAAACACGGATCAACTTTATATCTTAATTCAGGAGACTGGGTTGAAAATCTGACTGCTTTGGAATACCACAAAAAACGCTGGAAATTATTCTCGTATTCGCAAACCAACTTCACCGAAGAAGAAAATCTTTTTGAAATGGAAGACATTTTAAGCAATCACTTAATTAATTCTATTATAAAACAAAAATAA
- a CDS encoding glutaminyl-peptide cyclotransferase, giving the protein MKKYNFLTVILLGITLIGCGDTKKGENSLFNIDDSAFPAHFQSQESVSVGILNPNSKEIDSIAYFVNDKKVGSKKGNEKFKFELKDQKLGYQYLKATVYFGGDSSDATKRIELVSNVEPKLLKYKIVNTYPHDTKAFTEGLEFHDGVLFESTGQKADSYFRSVDYKTGKVIKQVDLPKEYFGEGITFINGKLFQLTWQEKTGFIYDAKTFKLEKKFTYDKEIEGWGMTHDDKYIYRSDGTEKIWKMDPETQKMIDYINVYSGTSKIKVLNELEYINGKIYANVWQKDAIAVVNTTSGSVEGILDMSGLRKFIKHPEAEVLNGIAYNPATKTIFVTGKYWEKMFEITVSE; this is encoded by the coding sequence ATGAAAAAATATAACTTCCTAACTGTCATTTTATTAGGAATAACATTAATCGGATGTGGAGATACAAAAAAAGGTGAAAATTCTTTATTTAATATCGATGATTCGGCATTTCCGGCACATTTTCAGTCTCAGGAATCCGTTTCTGTCGGAATTTTAAACCCAAATTCGAAAGAAATTGATAGCATTGCTTACTTTGTAAATGACAAAAAAGTGGGAAGCAAGAAAGGAAATGAGAAATTTAAATTTGAATTAAAAGATCAAAAACTAGGATATCAATACCTAAAAGCAACGGTTTATTTTGGCGGAGATTCGTCAGATGCGACAAAACGAATTGAATTAGTTTCAAACGTTGAACCAAAATTATTAAAATATAAAATCGTAAATACGTATCCGCACGATACAAAAGCCTTTACAGAAGGTTTAGAATTTCATGACGGCGTTTTATTTGAAAGTACGGGTCAAAAAGCAGATTCATATTTTAGATCTGTCGATTATAAAACCGGAAAAGTGATTAAACAAGTTGATCTTCCAAAAGAATATTTTGGTGAAGGAATTACTTTCATCAACGGAAAATTATTTCAATTAACGTGGCAGGAAAAAACAGGTTTTATTTACGATGCCAAAACCTTTAAACTGGAAAAGAAATTTACATACGATAAAGAAATTGAAGGTTGGGGAATGACACACGATGATAAATATATTTATCGTTCTGACGGAACTGAAAAAATCTGGAAAATGGATCCTGAAACACAAAAAATGATTGATTATATCAATGTTTATTCAGGAACTTCAAAAATTAAAGTTCTTAATGAACTGGAATACATTAACGGAAAAATTTATGCTAATGTTTGGCAAAAAGATGCAATTGCAGTTGTAAATACAACATCCGGCTCAGTTGAAGGAATCCTGGATATGTCTGGTTTACGTAAATTTATCAAACATCCGGAAGCAGAAGTTTTAAACGGAATCGCTTATAATCCTGCAACAAAAACAATATTTGTAACTGGTAAATATTGGGAAAAAATGTTCGAAATCACAGTTTCGGAATAA
- the hutI gene encoding imidazolonepropionase, protein MITLITNIKELLQVRETSVSKVSGAEMAILPTIKNAFLVIKDNLIADFGAMENLPEIKADKIIDATGKIVLPSWCDSHTHIVYAGNREQEFVDRINGFSYEEIANRGGGILNSAKKLNETSEDEIYEQSKVRLEEVMRLGTGAVEIKSGYGLTIEGELKMLRVIKKLAENYPVSIKATFLGAHAFPLHYKENKAGYIDEIITKMLPEIAQNKLADYIDVFCETGYFSVEETEKIMEAGIQFGLKPKIHVNQFNSIGGIQAGIKFKALSVDHLEIMNPADIEALKGTETMPVALPSCSYFLSIPYTPAREMIKAGLPIALATDFNPGSTPSGNMNFVVATACIKMKMTPEEAINAATINGAYAMGISETHGSITIGKKANLILTKPVSSYYQIPYAFGSNLIESVFAEGEMLEN, encoded by the coding sequence ATGATTACTCTTATTACAAACATAAAAGAATTACTTCAGGTTCGTGAAACTTCGGTTTCTAAAGTTTCGGGTGCTGAAATGGCTATTCTTCCTACCATTAAAAATGCTTTTTTAGTGATAAAAGATAATCTTATTGCTGATTTTGGTGCTATGGAAAATCTTCCTGAAATCAAAGCTGATAAAATTATAGACGCAACCGGAAAAATCGTTTTGCCATCGTGGTGTGACAGTCACACGCATATTGTGTATGCCGGAAATCGCGAACAGGAATTTGTTGATCGAATTAACGGATTTTCATACGAAGAAATTGCCAATCGCGGCGGCGGAATTCTGAATTCGGCAAAAAAATTAAACGAAACTTCCGAAGATGAAATTTATGAGCAGTCAAAAGTTCGTCTTGAAGAAGTAATGCGATTGGGAACGGGCGCTGTAGAAATAAAATCCGGTTACGGGCTTACCATCGAAGGCGAACTTAAAATGCTTCGCGTTATAAAAAAACTGGCAGAAAATTATCCTGTTTCTATAAAAGCCACTTTTTTAGGCGCTCACGCATTTCCATTACATTACAAAGAAAACAAAGCGGGTTATATTGATGAAATTATAACCAAAATGCTGCCGGAAATTGCACAAAATAAACTGGCAGATTATATCGATGTTTTTTGCGAAACCGGATATTTTTCTGTCGAAGAAACGGAGAAAATTATGGAAGCCGGAATTCAATTCGGCTTAAAGCCAAAAATTCATGTGAATCAGTTTAATTCTATTGGCGGAATCCAGGCGGGAATTAAATTTAAAGCCCTTTCTGTCGATCATCTTGAAATCATGAATCCGGCAGATATTGAAGCTTTAAAAGGTACAGAAACAATGCCTGTTGCTTTGCCATCGTGTTCTTATTTCCTGAGTATTCCGTATACTCCTGCCAGAGAAATGATAAAAGCAGGTTTACCAATTGCTTTGGCAACAGATTTTAACCCCGGCTCTACTCCATCCGGAAATATGAATTTTGTTGTTGCAACGGCTTGTATAAAAATGAAAATGACGCCTGAAGAAGCTATTAATGCTGCCACTATAAACGGTGCGTACGCAATGGGAATTTCTGAAACTCACGGAAGTATCACAATAGGAAAAAAAGCCAATTTGATCCTCACAAAACCTGTTTCGTCTTATTATCAGATTCCATACGCATTTGGCAGTAATTTAATTGAAAGCGTTTTTGCAGAGGGCGAAATGTTAGAAAACTAA
- a CDS encoding DEAD/DEAH box helicase, protein MLFEDLSLSKSIQKAVFEEGYLNPTPIQEQSIPIVLAGRDLIGCAQTGTGKTAAFAIPIIHQLHRIVGSSKKTKQIRALIVTPTRELAVQIGQSFDTYAKYTNLVQLTIFGGVSQNPQVDTLKNGVDILVATPGRLLDLHKQGFLDLDHLHTLVLDEADQMLDMGFINDVKKIVKLTPKNRQTLLFSATMPIAIRELAEMFLQDPAKVEVSPVSSTAENVEQRVYFVEKTEKRNLLYHLIKNEDLSNVLVFSRTKHGADNVVKALRKKDIPAEAIHGDKSQNARQRVLDAFKNKEVGVLVATDIAARGIDIDQLPFVINFDLPNIPETYVHRIGRTGRAGNGGIAISFCSKDEHQYWKDIQKLIKVDVKIITDHPYQWHSGSPEAAATAEKPKNSNRSGGAHKSRKSNASKQNKKRWY, encoded by the coding sequence ATGTTATTTGAAGATTTATCACTTTCCAAAAGTATACAAAAAGCCGTATTTGAAGAAGGCTATTTAAACCCAACACCTATTCAGGAGCAATCTATTCCGATAGTTTTGGCAGGAAGAGACCTTATTGGCTGTGCACAAACAGGAACAGGAAAAACAGCAGCATTTGCTATTCCAATTATACATCAATTACACCGAATTGTAGGTTCATCAAAAAAAACAAAACAAATTCGTGCGCTTATAGTTACGCCAACACGTGAACTTGCCGTTCAGATTGGGCAAAGTTTTGACACTTATGCAAAATATACCAATCTTGTACAGTTGACTATTTTTGGCGGGGTTTCTCAAAATCCACAAGTTGATACCTTAAAAAATGGTGTTGATATTTTAGTTGCAACTCCGGGACGATTATTAGATTTACACAAACAGGGTTTTCTTGATCTTGATCATTTGCACACTTTGGTTCTTGATGAAGCAGACCAAATGCTTGACATGGGTTTTATTAATGATGTAAAAAAGATTGTAAAACTTACGCCTAAAAACCGTCAGACTTTATTGTTCTCTGCCACAATGCCGATTGCGATTAGAGAATTGGCTGAAATGTTTTTGCAGGATCCTGCAAAAGTAGAAGTTTCGCCGGTTTCTTCAACTGCCGAAAATGTAGAACAACGTGTCTATTTTGTTGAAAAAACAGAGAAAAGAAATTTACTTTATCATTTAATAAAAAACGAAGATTTATCAAACGTATTGGTTTTTTCGAGAACGAAACACGGCGCTGATAATGTTGTAAAAGCACTTCGTAAAAAAGATATTCCCGCCGAAGCCATTCATGGTGATAAATCGCAAAATGCAAGACAACGTGTTTTGGATGCTTTTAAAAACAAAGAAGTTGGAGTTCTTGTTGCTACAGATATTGCTGCAAGAGGAATTGATATTGACCAATTGCCTTTTGTAATTAATTTTGATTTACCTAATATTCCTGAAACATACGTTCACCGAATTGGTAGAACCGGTCGTGCAGGAAATGGCGGAATTGCAATTTCGTTTTGTAGTAAAGATGAACACCAGTATTGGAAAGACATTCAGAAATTGATAAAAGTCGATGTGAAAATAATTACAGATCATCCGTATCAATGGCATTCAGGGAGTCCGGAAGCAGCAGCAACGGCAGAAAAACCTAAAAATTCAAACCGCAGCGGTGGTGCTCATAAATCAAGAAAATCAAACGCTTCTAAACAAAACAAGAAACGCTGGTATTAG
- a CDS encoding SDR family oxidoreductase, whose product MNKVVLITGGSSGIGKSIGEFLHQKGFVVYGTSRNPEKVLNSVFPLVALDVRNTESIKSAVAKIIQTSGRLDIVINNAGVGITGPLEEIPTEEIKNNFETNFFGPIEVMKAVLPQMREQKSGLIINITSIAGYMGLPYRSVYSASKGALELITEALRMEVKSFGIEITNVAPGDFATNIASGRYHAPVIPGSAYEKVYGDILATMNEHVDAGSNPNEMAEAVYKIIQQKKPNVHYKVGVFMQKFSIVLKRALPDKMYEKMLMNHYKL is encoded by the coding sequence ATGAATAAAGTCGTTTTAATTACCGGAGGATCATCAGGAATAGGAAAATCTATTGGAGAATTTCTACATCAAAAAGGTTTCGTAGTTTATGGAACAAGCAGAAATCCAGAAAAGGTTTTAAATTCTGTTTTTCCACTTGTGGCCTTAGATGTTCGAAATACTGAATCAATTAAATCGGCTGTAGCCAAAATTATTCAGACTTCGGGTCGATTGGATATTGTAATTAATAACGCCGGAGTTGGAATTACCGGACCTTTGGAAGAAATTCCAACAGAAGAAATCAAAAACAACTTCGAAACCAATTTTTTTGGTCCTATAGAAGTCATGAAAGCTGTTTTACCGCAAATGCGTGAACAAAAATCAGGTTTGATCATAAATATAACGTCAATTGCAGGTTATATGGGATTGCCTTACAGAAGCGTTTATTCAGCATCAAAAGGAGCTTTAGAATTAATTACTGAGGCTTTGCGAATGGAAGTAAAGTCTTTTGGAATTGAAATTACAAATGTAGCTCCGGGCGATTTCGCAACCAATATTGCTTCGGGACGTTATCACGCACCGGTTATTCCTGGTTCTGCTTACGAAAAAGTATATGGCGATATTCTTGCCACAATGAACGAACATGTCGATGCAGGAAGTAATCCGAATGAAATGGCAGAGGCAGTTTATAAAATTATTCAGCAAAAAAAGCCAAACGTACATTATAAAGTGGGCGTTTTTATGCAAAAGTTTTCTATTGTTTTAAAACGTGCGCTTCCGGATAAAATGTATGAAAAAATGCTAATGAATCACTATAAACTATAG
- the aroC gene encoding chorismate synthase, with amino-acid sequence MAGNSYGTLYKVTTFGESHGEALGGIIDGCPSGIELDLEAIEVEMSRRKPGQSAIVTQRKEPDAVQFLSGIFEGKTTGTPIGFIIPNTNQKSDDYSHIKDNYRPSHADYVYDQKYGFRDYRGGGRSSARETASRVVAGAIAKQMLPEIKINAYVSSVGPIHLDTPYQDLDFSKIESNPVRCPDEKSAAIMEEYIRDIRKQGDTVGGVVSCVIQNVPVGLGEPVFDKLHAELGKAMLSINAVKGFEYGSGFSGSEMKGSEHNDLYNPDGTTKTNLSGGIQGGISNGMDIYFRVAFKPVATIMQTQDSLDNKGNITPMTGKGRHDPCVVPRAVPIVEAMAAIVLADFYLINKTY; translated from the coding sequence ATGGCAGGAAATAGCTACGGCACACTATATAAAGTTACTACATTTGGCGAATCGCATGGAGAAGCTTTAGGTGGAATTATTGACGGTTGTCCGTCAGGAATAGAACTTGATTTAGAAGCAATTGAGGTTGAAATGTCACGAAGAAAACCGGGACAATCTGCCATCGTAACCCAAAGAAAAGAGCCGGATGCGGTTCAGTTTTTATCAGGAATATTTGAAGGAAAAACTACCGGAACCCCAATAGGTTTTATTATCCCGAATACCAATCAAAAATCAGACGATTACTCTCATATAAAAGACAACTACAGACCAAGCCACGCTGATTATGTATACGATCAAAAGTACGGTTTTCGTGATTATCGCGGAGGCGGAAGAAGCTCGGCGCGCGAAACAGCAAGCAGAGTAGTTGCAGGTGCAATTGCTAAGCAAATGTTACCGGAAATTAAAATTAATGCGTACGTTTCATCTGTTGGACCAATTCATTTAGATACACCGTATCAGGATTTGGATTTTTCGAAAATAGAAAGCAATCCTGTTCGCTGTCCTGACGAAAAATCAGCAGCAATAATGGAAGAATATATTCGTGATATTCGCAAACAGGGCGATACCGTTGGCGGAGTGGTTTCATGTGTAATTCAAAATGTTCCGGTTGGTTTAGGCGAGCCTGTTTTTGATAAATTACATGCTGAATTAGGAAAAGCAATGCTTTCTATAAATGCCGTAAAAGGTTTTGAATACGGAAGCGGATTTTCAGGTTCTGAAATGAAAGGAAGTGAACACAACGATTTATACAATCCTGACGGAACTACAAAAACAAATCTTTCAGGTGGAATTCAGGGCGGAATTAGCAACGGAATGGATATTTATTTCAGGGTAGCTTTTAAACCGGTTGCCACTATTATGCAAACTCAGGATTCATTAGATAATAAAGGAAATATTACACCAATGACCGGTAAAGGCCGTCATGATCCATGTGTAGTACCTCGTGCAGTGCCAATTGTTGAAGCAATGGCAGCGATTGTTTTGGCTGATTTTTACTTAATCAACAAAACATATTAA
- a CDS encoding formimidoylglutamase yields MEKLIPFTINDLAKVTNHRSGEIKFGEKMIIIPKGVDKIEFLKESEAKYVLLGIPEDIGVRANYGRPGAASAWESAIKSIANIQHNRFAKGSQIIVLGQINVSEEMRDVENLDFNDIDDRSKLSQLVEKIDKEVSHIIFTIVKAGKIPIIIGGGHNNAYGNIKGSALANGKPINAINFDAHSDFRILEGRHSGNGFSYAYEEGFLKKYFIFGLHENYTSKSVLDIIKKLEDRVRYNTYDSVNIRKEKDFDREMALALEFIKTDSFGIEIDLDAIPNIASSAMTISGFSIEELRQFVSFFGQNRNAAYLHICEGAPDLDQSPNNHLIGKLIGYLITDFIKANNEKI; encoded by the coding sequence ATGGAGAAACTAATCCCTTTTACTATTAACGATTTAGCCAAAGTTACAAACCACAGAAGTGGTGAAATTAAGTTTGGAGAAAAGATGATTATCATTCCGAAAGGAGTTGATAAAATCGAATTTCTAAAAGAAAGCGAAGCTAAATATGTACTCTTGGGAATTCCGGAAGATATTGGTGTGCGTGCTAATTACGGCAGACCAGGCGCAGCATCAGCATGGGAAAGTGCCATAAAAAGCATTGCAAACATACAGCATAATCGTTTTGCAAAAGGCAGCCAGATTATTGTTTTAGGGCAGATTAATGTTTCGGAAGAAATGCGCGATGTTGAAAATCTTGATTTTAACGACATTGATGATCGTTCAAAATTAAGTCAGCTGGTTGAAAAAATCGATAAAGAAGTTTCTCATATTATTTTTACGATCGTCAAAGCAGGAAAAATTCCAATTATCATTGGCGGAGGCCATAATAATGCATACGGAAATATTAAAGGTTCGGCTTTAGCCAATGGAAAACCAATAAATGCAATTAATTTTGATGCGCATTCTGATTTTAGAATCCTTGAAGGTCGTCATAGCGGAAATGGTTTCTCATATGCTTACGAAGAAGGTTTCCTGAAAAAATATTTCATTTTTGGATTACACGAAAATTATACTTCAAAAAGCGTTCTTGATATTATTAAAAAACTAGAAGATCGTGTTCGCTATAATACGTACGACAGTGTCAATATTCGTAAAGAAAAAGATTTTGACAGAGAAATGGCTTTGGCTCTGGAATTTATAAAAACAGATTCGTTTGGTATTGAAATAGATTTGGATGCGATTCCTAATATTGCCAGCAGTGCCATGACAATCAGCGGGTTTTCGATAGAAGAATTACGTCAGTTTGTTTCGTTTTTCGGACAGAACAGAAATGCTGCTTATTTACACATTTGCGAAGGCGCGCCTGATTTAGACCAATCACCAAATAATCATTTAATTGGAAAACTAATTGGTTATTTAATCACTGATTTTATTAAAGCCAACAACGAAAAAATATAA
- a CDS encoding response regulator, producing the protein MPRIRIFLTLLLILICSDNSAIAQSEVISESKINKLVKQAWFDYKDSNFEKSLITSRVALNYATAIKNDYLIARSYKIIAGNYSELSEFDKAIFFYNKSLFYANKTNNDSIKYSLYNNLGNIYCFERKQFDKGIRYYKKSIAYGLKINDLNQVYFTNVNIAWANFDYGNFKEGYPYLKYIDANKKKYGDKSTEVVVNMLNGMYASYKADNDNANDYFIKAIEAGKTSEEKSDLSYAHLEYSKFLTKIKNYEEAYKNLSAFNKITEELYNEEKLKKASIAGFNLELDEYKRQIDKIENEKISQYQSLKKSRIIVILFIIISFILLLLIITLIKNIRYKKKHNLELLQAKEIAEEASLLKTQFISTISHELRTPLYGVVGITNMLLEEHKELSNSQHLSSLKFSARYLLSLVNDILQINKIEENKVVLENLTFNISDEIAMIKNSLSFLSQKNNNKISVFIDSNIPEYLIGDKLRLAQILMNLVSNALKFTKDGEVEIIVNLKKTEGKYYYLEFHIKDNGVGIAIVDQSKIFEKFVQVGRKDEDYQGTGLGLSIVKRLLGLFGTTILLQSDLGEGTAFSFTIPFECDPAKTKVIIDEIQVDLTAHEIYKILVVEDNLINQLVTRKIIEKNNYICKVVDDGFGALQILENEGFDLILMDINMPLMNGFETTKRIRQLGIKTPIVALTAFDKDEITDEAISSGMNDIIIKPFEPVKLFKIMNYLIYETKNVGC; encoded by the coding sequence ATGCCCCGAATACGCATTTTTTTAACCTTGCTATTAATTCTGATTTGCTCTGACAATTCAGCAATTGCGCAGTCTGAAGTTATCTCAGAAAGCAAGATTAATAAGCTTGTAAAACAAGCCTGGTTTGACTATAAAGACTCCAATTTCGAAAAATCCCTAATTACTTCGCGTGTAGCACTTAATTATGCTACAGCAATAAAAAATGATTATTTAATAGCGCGTTCCTATAAAATAATTGCCGGAAATTACAGCGAATTATCAGAGTTTGATAAAGCAATTTTCTTTTATAATAAAAGTTTGTTTTATGCCAATAAAACCAACAACGATTCTATCAAATACAGCCTTTATAATAACTTGGGAAACATATATTGTTTTGAAAGAAAACAATTTGATAAAGGAATCCGGTATTATAAAAAGTCAATTGCGTATGGCTTAAAAATTAACGACCTTAATCAGGTTTACTTTACAAACGTAAATATAGCATGGGCGAATTTTGATTACGGAAATTTTAAAGAAGGATATCCGTATTTGAAATACATTGATGCTAATAAGAAAAAGTACGGAGATAAATCTACAGAAGTAGTTGTAAACATGCTTAACGGTATGTATGCAAGCTATAAAGCAGATAATGATAACGCAAATGACTATTTTATAAAAGCAATTGAAGCCGGTAAAACCAGTGAAGAAAAATCAGATTTATCATATGCTCATTTAGAATATTCTAAGTTTTTAACCAAAATTAAAAACTACGAAGAAGCCTATAAAAATCTTTCGGCATTTAATAAAATTACCGAAGAACTGTATAATGAAGAAAAACTCAAAAAAGCTTCAATTGCAGGTTTTAATCTCGAATTAGACGAATACAAAAGGCAAATCGATAAAATAGAAAACGAAAAAATATCGCAATATCAGAGTTTAAAAAAATCGAGAATTATTGTAATTCTCTTTATCATAATCTCCTTCATTCTGCTTTTGCTGATTATTACGCTGATCAAAAACATCCGATACAAGAAAAAACACAATTTAGAGCTTTTACAGGCAAAAGAAATTGCAGAAGAAGCTTCATTGCTTAAAACGCAATTTATTTCGACCATAAGCCACGAATTGCGCACACCTTTGTATGGTGTTGTGGGAATAACGAATATGCTGCTCGAAGAACATAAAGAATTGTCGAATAGCCAGCATTTAAGTTCTTTAAAATTCTCTGCCAGATATTTATTGTCTTTGGTAAATGATATACTTCAAATCAATAAAATAGAAGAAAATAAAGTGGTATTAGAAAACCTGACCTTTAATATTTCTGATGAAATTGCCATGATCAAGAATTCACTTTCTTTTTTATCACAAAAAAATAATAATAAAATATCAGTTTTTATAGATTCAAATATTCCGGAATATTTAATTGGAGACAAATTACGATTAGCCCAGATTCTTATGAATTTAGTGAGTAATGCCTTGAAATTTACTAAAGATGGTGAAGTCGAAATTATTGTAAACCTTAAAAAAACAGAAGGAAAATATTATTATTTAGAGTTTCATATAAAAGATAACGGAGTAGGAATCGCTATTGTAGATCAGAGCAAAATTTTTGAAAAATTTGTTCAGGTTGGAAGAAAAGATGAAGATTACCAGGGAACAGGATTAGGTTTAAGTATTGTAAAAAGACTTTTAGGACTTTTTGGAACGACGATACTTTTGCAAAGTGATCTTGGCGAAGGAACCGCTTTTTCATTTACAATTCCGTTTGAATGTGATCCCGCCAAAACAAAAGTTATCATTGATGAAATTCAGGTTGATTTAACGGCGCATGAAATATATAAAATTTTAGTTGTCGAGGATAATCTTATCAATCAATTGGTTACAAGAAAAATTATCGAAAAAAATAATTATATCTGTAAAGTTGTTGACGATGGTTTTGGAGCTTTGCAAATACTCGAAAATGAAGGATTTGACCTTATTTTAATGGATATTAATATGCCATTAATGAATGGATTTGAAACCACAAAAAGAATTCGTCAGTTGGGCATTAAAACGCCTATTGTAGCTTTGACCGCTTTTGATAAGGATGAAATTACAGATGAAGCCATTTCATCAGGCATGAATGATATTATCATTAAACCTTTTGAACCTGTAAAACTGTTTAAAATTATGAATTATCTAATATACGAAACCAAAAACGTAGGATGTTAA
- a CDS encoding dicarboxylate/amino acid:cation symporter: protein MQITETKKKSFLSGLTGQIIIAMILGATLGIIIHNSISQEAAVSFSNKIKMLATIFIRLVQMIIAPLVFTTLVVGIAKLGDIKTVGRVGGKALGWFFTASFISLLIGLFYVNLLEPGVGLKLQHVDMASASEVTAKTKILSVENFVEHIVPKSIFEAMATNEILQIVIFSIFFGLAAASLGSTVKPIINAFDKFSHIILKMVNYVMNFAPIGVFGAIAGVFAIRDAEELIITYFKFFGSFLVGISTLWVVLIVVGYIFLKGRMTELLKRIIGPLAIAFGTTSSEAVFPKLTEELEDFGVKSKIVAFMLPLGYSFNLDGSMMYMTFASIFIAQFYGVHLDLGTQMAMLLVLMLTSKGIAGVPRASLVIVAATCGMFKIPIEGIALILPIDHFCDMFRSATNVLGNALATSVVGQWESDKESDIVSEN, encoded by the coding sequence ATGCAAATTACAGAAACTAAAAAAAAATCATTTCTTTCAGGATTAACAGGGCAAATTATAATTGCGATGATTCTTGGGGCAACGCTGGGAATTATTATTCATAATTCAATTTCACAGGAGGCAGCAGTATCCTTTAGTAATAAAATAAAAATGCTTGCAACTATCTTTATCAGATTAGTGCAAATGATTATTGCTCCTTTAGTTTTTACCACTTTAGTAGTTGGAATTGCTAAACTGGGAGATATAAAAACAGTGGGAAGAGTTGGAGGAAAAGCACTTGGCTGGTTTTTCACAGCTTCTTTTATATCCTTATTGATTGGTTTGTTTTATGTAAATCTTTTAGAACCGGGAGTAGGTTTAAAATTACAGCATGTAGATATGGCATCAGCATCTGAGGTTACAGCTAAAACAAAAATATTATCTGTAGAAAATTTTGTTGAACATATTGTTCCTAAAAGTATTTTTGAAGCAATGGCAACCAACGAAATTTTACAAATAGTAATATTTTCTATCTTTTTTGGATTAGCAGCGGCTTCATTAGGAAGTACGGTAAAACCGATTATAAATGCTTTTGATAAATTTTCGCATATTATTTTAAAAATGGTAAACTATGTAATGAACTTTGCTCCAATTGGAGTTTTTGGTGCTATTGCAGGAGTTTTTGCTATTAGAGATGCGGAAGAATTAATAATTACCTATTTTAAATTTTTCGGATCATTTTTAGTCGGAATCAGCACATTGTGGGTTGTCCTGATTGTGGTGGGTTATATTTTCTTAAAAGGAAGAATGACAGAATTATTAAAACGAATTATCGGACCATTGGCAATTGCGTTTGGAACAACAAGCAGTGAAGCTGTTTTTCCTAAATTAACAGAAGAATTAGAAGATTTTGGTGTAAAAAGCAAAATTGTGGCATTCATGCTGCCGTTAGGATATTCGTTTAACCTTGATGGAAGTATGATGTACATGACTTTTGCCAGTATTTTTATCGCCCAGTTTTATGGTGTACATCTGGATTTAGGAACACAAATGGCAATGCTTTTGGTATTAATGTTAACGAGTAAAGGTATTGCCGGTGTACCAAGAGCGAGTTTGGTTATCGTTGCGGCTACCTGTGGTATGTTTAAAATTCCTATAGAAGGAATTGCATTGATATTGCCAATTGACCATTTTTGCGATATGTTTAGAAGTGCCACAAATGTTTTAGGAAACGCTTTGGCAACCTCAGTTGTAGGTCAGTGGGAAAGTGATAAAGAATCAGATATTGTTTCTGAAAACTAA